From the genome of Fundulus heteroclitus isolate FHET01 unplaced genomic scaffold, MU-UCD_Fhet_4.1 scaffold_163, whole genome shotgun sequence:
AAgagcttctgtgccctcttgaccagtgacgtggtgttcacagaccaggtgaggtcgtctgtgatgtgcacccccaggaatttggtgctgctgaccacctccacagctgagctgttgatcagcagtggagcatggcgagaccggttcttcctgaagtcgacgatgatctccttcgtcttctccatgTTCAGGATCAAGCTGTTGTCTCttcagcccaccagctgctccacctcctctctgtagtcccagTCGTCGTGATGAAGCCCACCACCGCTGTGTCGTCTGCAAccttcacaatgtgattggtggtgaacctggggacgcagtcgtgtgtcatcagagtgaacagcaggcctgaggggagcctgtgctgagggtggtgacatcagaggtgttctgtccgacccggactgactgaggtctgttggtgaggaagtctagcagccaattgcgaaggggtgtgctgaagcccagatgttccagttttcctaccagatgctgtgggatgatggtgttgaatgctgaactgaagtccaggaacagcatccacaCATGGGTGTTTTTCTCCTcgaggtgtgccaggctcaggtgaagagcggaggagatggcgtcctcagtggagcggttccgcccgtaggcaaactggaatggGAATGTTGGAGGATTCTGGAGACAATGTGTtcttttaccagcctttcaaagcacttcatcatgatgggagtcagtgcaacaggccggtagtcattTACTGAGGTGACTTGAGGTCTCTTTGGCACTGGAATGATGGatgcagacttaaagcatgctggcactgtggcttggtccaacgaaatgtctgtgaggacaccagccagctgacctgctcACTCCCTGAACACCCGCCCAGGTAttttgtcggggcctggggccttccgcgggttgactcttcTCAGGGTCTTCAACACGTCAGCTGTGTCAAGGCAGAatgcctcctcttcctgatgggggacGGCTTGAGTGTTCtttccccgagttgcaaaatccacgtgttggttGAACTGAAGAACTGTCTTCATATtgaaatccccagcaatgatgaaaacaccctccgTGTGAGCAAATTGCAGCTCAGTGATAGTCTGATAGAGAACACTCATAGCCTCTTTACTATTAGCGCTAGGAGGGAGGGGCACTAACACTACTATAGAAAAAGTGAGTGGTCTGCAGTTCTTGTGCAGGTTAAACAATCAAATGTTAGGGTTTCTCTTTAGTGAGACATAGCAACAGTTTAGATTAGGTCAAGAGCAACTTTAGCACAGAAAGCAAGAAAATGAGAGTTTATGTATGATTTTAACAAatatttgatttagattttaatgTCATTCCCCAATACAATTATTTCATTGAATAAAATTTGAGACCTTTAAAATATATTGAGAAGAATTTGTTGTTGTCCAGAAAATATGCATAAACTGCTCAGAAAACAGAAGAGATGGAGTTTGTCACAGGAGTGACAATGTTTTTTCTGATAATTTATCAGAAAAGTTTTGGAGAGAACCTAGACATACCTACAGAACAAACAGGTCTAGAATAgtaatttttattatattgcaTTCAAACTTGAACCTGTCACACAAAAGACTAGTCTCTTTCGGCTCCCTTATTTTTCATCTAGAATCTCCTTTCATCAGCCTGCAGCTGCATGTcgaagaaagaaacaagaaaacaagagcAAAAAAATTGACAATTTGTGTGTGTTCCAACTTCAGTAATGAAAAGCTGCTTACCAGAACACCCTACTGGACTTagtttaaaaatttaaaaggttACCTTTACAGAGACACCAAGCTTTTGCCTTTACTTCATAGGGTTCAAGAGCAGCATCTCATTTACTTtgagtgtatatatttttataggTGTTTTTAGAATCAGTTAAGGGGtagttattgttattattttttattaatattattattattagaagtaactattgttattattatcacCACATACAACTATGCATTTGATAACTTATTAATACTGGGAATTTGTGGCACTGTAACTTCTATAGAATAATATTGAGAATCTCTTCTAAGGAGGAAAACCAAATTAATCCAAATTGTGTAGCAGATAGAGTTGGAAAGATAGGAAGAGCATTGCGAGGGAGAAGATGTAAGAGTTGGAATGGAACATCAATCATGTCTGTAAATAGTAATTATTAGTACATTTTCTGCTAGTTAGAGAATGGTGTGGGTAAGGGGCCATCTAATATTATCTTGTTAGCTGGCCAGCTGGTTTGCCAAGATGACCTATCCTCTCACACAATCCATCATCCCCTCATCAAACTCATATCTTTATGGAGTGGGTCTTGCTAGTGAATAGATTTAATTAGATAATGTGAATTAATAGAATGTGGATTTTtctaaagagagagaaaaatctcTTACTGTTTTAACCCTCTTGCATGACCAACATTATATATAGGCCGtctgattttattgtaaattgaTGGCTGTAAATATCTGGCAGTATCTGGCAGTTATTCTGTATTACTGATCACCATTACAAAGATATTCTATAAGGATTGCTTTTCAGTCAAAATTGCAGAGCTGATGTTTTAGAAAATAGGTAACTGTAAAACACAGTTtatcagaataaaacaaatgtaagaTAGGTGACAAATGATAGACAGTGGTATAATCAGTGTACTAATTGGTGATTGACAACATGAcctacatttatatttttaaacttcATTTCAGACAAAATATGATAAATTAACTAGTTAATGTTGCAGTTGTGAGTTCAGGATATTTTTATAGTGAACCATGAACATAAAATAATTCCTTTTAGCCTGGCTGGACTGTATTTAAAACTTGTTCTTGTTAAGGGTGAACTGACACAACTCTCATCATGGTGTAGCCCTTTTTCCCCAATTGTTGGTCAGATATATCTAATCTGACTCATGCCAGAAGGATGAAGTCAGGTTAAGATATATCTGCAACAAGGTCAGATTTCACTATGCTTCAAATGCCACACATAACAGAAAAAGCAGATTAGCTGCAGAGGCTTTCAGTGAAGATGAACAAAGAAACAACAGCCCACCTCTTTCTGACAGGAAATATAGTTTAACACCAAATATGAAAACTTTGATCACTTATTTTGACAGCTGACAAACCTATAAAGCAATCATGGTCAAATTTAAGGGAGTGCCATGATCTATATTCATGGTCCAGcctaaaaaaatgacattttagtTCTGAAATGGACTAGGATGTCATGTTTTTAGGAACCAGACCAAAATGCAGACAAGAGCTCGGGATTCGCATACAGAATGATGTTAGTTTATTAGATACACCAACAAAGCTTACAAAGTGGCAGGGTAACGGGAACCAGGGACACAGCAACGGCGAGAGCAGAGCAGGGTAGAAACATGGATGAAAACAGACAACCTGACAATATGTCTGAGAGCGTGGACTGAATTTAAAGGGGAACAGACGGAGGGAAACAATAGGACGGTAATAAGGCACAGGTGAACTGAGAGATTGTATCCTTCAGGAGGGGCAATGAGCTGGCAGGTGCAGGGAATTAAGAGAACGTAGCAGGGAAATAGGCATGGCGAAGACTAAACGTATAAGGAACAGATCTAACAGATAAAAGACTACTAACAGACGCACGCTTAAACAGGAGCTGAATCAAATCATATGAATGTTTAAAACATAATACTGAACTAAGACAAGCATAAAATAAGGATCTAACAgaactaataaaataataagaaactAACAGAAACCAGATCTAACAGATAACAGCATCTAATAAGCCTAAACAGTAAACTAAAGAGGTAATACAAATGAGGATCTCTAACAAAACTAATACTAACAAAGGACAGATCTAACCAATACATGGATCGataattaacataaatgctGAACAGAAACTAACATGAGGATTTAGGGATGAACATCATAAAAGAGTAACAAAATGCGTACcacaggatccccagggagctaccATAAGTAATCACACACTTTGGGATCCTGACATAGACAGTAACTCATGTTACAACATTCACTCTTTGTCAGATtccaaataatacaaaataaagataTATAAAACTATAATCAAGAGGTCTTACCTGAAGTTCCTTGAAAAAGATGGATGTACGAGCCCACTCCACAATGGAGCACAACAGCTGGTCAGCCATGGCATACAGTGAGCTGAAAGTGCTGGGCTCTCTGTACCTACAGGTTTGCTCCTGCTGCAGgcaagaaaatatattttcctgcAGCTGTGACTCATGTGGATCACAGCGCAGAAACTCTGCCACAAGCTGGGGGATCCTTGGAGCTAGGGTAGAACCAGATCTGGAGGATGTGTCATGTGGACCAAGGACTGCCTCAGCAAAGGCTGCCAAATCTGCAGAATTGTTGCAGTGCTCTAACTTCACAGCCCAGTTAGATGGAGAGGTGCTTTGGTGCTCCGTAACACCAGATGAGTTGCAGGGCAGGGACAAAGATACAGAAGGAAGTTGGTTTGTGTTTAGTATGGTGTTTTGAAGGATAGTAATTGAGTGGCTGTCGCTTGTAAAAGTAACTTCTTTTTGGTTGGTAGAAGAAACTAAAGGAGGGATGCCTTCTAGTCTCAATCTTCTGACTTGCATCAAGGCCTTTTTCTGCTGCTTGAGGGCACGATCATACTTGTACATGGGGCCAAACTTGTTTCTGCCTCCTCTTGTTCGATCTTCACGGACAGCTGGTGTGAAAAGTTGATCTGTTAGTAAAAGGTTTCAAACTTTTTCCATGTGACCATGAGTTAATATCTAACTTTAAAATtgtatcatattttttttctgttttctgctctgTAGTTCATTTTTTAATACAGATAGAATTAAGACCAGTGGTTATGTTATACAAAGAAGAGGAAAGCATTTTGCAATTCAGGTTTCTAGGAAGACATTTTAGCATGAACGTATTTTTCTAACGCACATACATAGACAGGTGTAAAATCTTAACAATCCTAAAGAGATGTTGCAGTAACTACGGCAGGTTTCATGGAATCATCAAGAAAGCTATCTGCTGAAACAAGGTACAGGATGTTGTAGAAtagatttttcaaaatgttatttaaatgtgGAAAGAAGAGGTTTCACTGAGGTGGGAACAAAGTTCTATCTCACTTCCAAAAAAAGATGCTGTAacttgaaagaaaagaaacaacaaaaggcTACACACTCTGCTCTGATAAATATGATGTGAACAAGGTGGAAACTTGTTATTAACAAGTCCATGTcttgaagaattaaaaaaattttttcattcttctttgacttgatttatttttacttttctaattCTGTTGTATGAGGAACTGGAGCCACAGTGcttgtataaataaatagaaaatatatttgaatgttttcaattattattactattaataaCTGTCCAAATAGATATTAGAAGCTTACATTTAGAATACCTGGAGACATTTTTTGGACTGATAATTGCAGGAAACAGAAAGTATTCCACATGTGCTAGATCTCCCCAGACCCATtttgtcctcccgacagagattACATGTAGCataaagaaaagttttattaattttatccTAATTTAAATGCCTGCACACACAATCAGCTAACATAACACAATAACACTcagagtaaaaacacaaacactcatCTTACCTTCAAGCCGCATTCCAACATTAAGGCTCTTCTGAAATCTGCAGAAAGGGCAtctttttcttctacttttatCAATTTTGCACTGTTGATTTTCCACACAAACATATGTCTTCTTGTTTTGCACAGTTCTTTTGAAGAAGCCctgaagaacaagaagaaacaatttaaatgaGGCAGTTGTGTTGACTGTCTTGTCTCAATCTTGTATTGCAGGAAATGAGTAATCGCTGGGAGAAAGGTGTATTACAGTAGGCTTTGGAT
Proteins encoded in this window:
- the LOC105917115 gene encoding nuclear receptor subfamily 5 group A member 2-like; its protein translation is MMDNQCEVDLEELCPVCGDKVSGYHYGVLTCESCKGFFKRTVQNKKTYVCVENQQCKIDKSRRKRCPFCRFQKSLNVGMRLEAVREDRTRGGRNKFGPMYKYDRALKQQKKALMQVRRLRLEGIPPLVSSTNQKEVTFTSDSHSITILQNTILNTNQLPSVSLSLPCNSSGVTEHQSTSPSNWAVKLEHCNNSADLAAFAEAVLGPHDTSSRSGSTLAPRIPQLVAEFLRCDPHESQLQENIFSCLQQEQTCRYREPSTFSSLYAMADQLLCSIVEWARTSIFFKELQVCDQMKLLHNCWSELLVLEIVSRQVLYGIEGSLLLITGRQVELSYIIFHAGPAFAYLAQRGAELVEKLRMLKVDRQEFACTRFLILFNPAVKELEEHQFVESVEEQIRGALLEYTLTTSSQYCNRFNLLLLCLSELRSLSTLVEEYLYCRHLSGEVPCNNLLNEMLHAKCNWT